A window from Negativicutes bacterium encodes these proteins:
- the rpsI gene encoding 30S ribosomal protein S9, producing the protein MALVNYYGTGRRKTSVARVRLVPGEGNVIINNRELKDYFGLKTLELIIKQPLNLTETIGKYDVLAKVEGGGPSGQAGAIRHGIARALLKVDIEYRPALKKAGFLTRDPREKERRKYGLKKARKASQFSKR; encoded by the coding sequence CACAGGTCGCAGAAAAACCTCGGTTGCTAGAGTTCGTCTGGTTCCGGGAGAAGGTAATGTAATTATTAATAATCGTGAGCTTAAAGACTATTTTGGTCTAAAAACTCTTGAATTAATCATCAAACAACCTCTAAACTTAACTGAAACTATCGGTAAATACGATGTTTTAGCAAAAGTAGAAGGTGGCGGTCCTTCAGGACAAGCTGGTGCAATCCGTCATGGTATTGCTAGAGCACTTTTAAAAGTTGATATTGAGTATCGTCCGGCTCTTAAAAAAGCTGGGTTCTTAACACGTGATCCGCGTGAAAAAGAACGTCGCAAATACGGCTTGAAAAAAGCTCGTAAAGCTTCACAATTCTCGAAACGTTAA